The genomic stretch CGGGGCACTCAGTGCCGTGGCCCTCGCGGCGCTGCTGTGGCACGTCGCACACGGGCGGGACACGCGGCAGGTCGCCGGGCGCATGTTCTGGGCCGCCAGCGGCCTGTGCGCCGTGCACCTGTGGTGGCTCAGCGCCTTCCTGGGCACCCTTTTCCAGACGCCGGTGCTGGGCCTGCTGGCGCTGGCGCTGTTCGCACTGGAAGGCAGTTTCTATGCCCTGATGGCCCTTGTCGCGGCCCGCCTGGCCGGTTCCAGCGTGCTGGCCCGCGTGTGGTTGCTGGCGGGCGGCTGGGTACTGCTCGAAGCCCTGCGGTTTCTGGGGCCGTTCGCCTTTCCGTGGCCCACGCTGGGCTACTCGTTGCTGCCTACCCCCATGATCCAGATCGCCGACCTGGGCGGCGTTCTGCTCGCCAGCGCCCTGGTCACGGCGACGGCGGCGGCCCTCGTCACCTTCTGGCGCCACCGCGCCGCGCCGCTGTGGGTCATGGCTGTTCTGTGGGTCGCGGCCCTCGCCTACGGCGTCACGCGCACGGCCGGAGAAGGCCCCACCCGACAGGCCATCGTGGAGCGCAGCACCGTGGACGTGTTCTCCAAGGCCGCTGAGAATAGGAGCGCCCAGGATTTTTTCGATGTCTACCTGCGTCCACTGAAACAAGTTCCTCTTCCCGAAGGTGTTCCCGTCTTTCTGCCCGAAACCGCCGTGCTGGACGAGAGTTTATTGCCCCAGGTGCCTGGCCCTGGGATTTACGGCCTTTACACTCCGCTCCCCAAAGGCAACAAGGCCGTGGCCTGGGATGGGCAGCAGATCACCGCCCAGAGCGACAAGGCCCGCCCTGTGCCCTTCGGGGAATTCTTTCCTCTGCATAGCACCCTGCGCCCCGTCTGGCGCCTGATCGAGAACGCCGTGGGCTTTTCTCTCGATAGCCTGTCCCCCGCACAGACCCTGAACATCCTGCCGCTCAGCGGCGTCAACTACGGGGCTTATATCTGCTACGACAGCGTGTTTCCGTGGGTGGCCCGGCAACTGACCAACAAGGGCGCGAACGTCCTGGTGAACATCAGCAACGACGGCTGGTACGCCGGGTGGGGCGTGCAGCAGCACTTCATGATGGGCCGCGTCCGCGCCATTGAAAACCGCCGCTGGGTGCTGCGCAGCGTCAACCAGGGCATCGCCGCCAGCATTGACGACCTGGGCCGCCCACGCCGCACGCTCGGCAGGGGAGAGGGCGCCATGCAGGTCAGCTTCAGGGAACTCCGTGGCGCGACCATTTATAACCGCGTGGGCGACTTCCCGGCGCTGCTGGCCGCCGGGCTCATGCTGCTGCTCGGTTTCATGTACCGCCGCACAGCTTAGAGCAGTTCTCCGAATTCCGTCAGGCGGGGCAGGGCACCCCGCCTAACTCCATTCTTCGTCCTGCTCGTCTCCATTCACTCGCGCCGCTCGGACAAAAAGCACTCTGTTCTTTTGGCAAATGCTCTAAGCGTCGTCTCGCAATCTCTCCATCGCCTCGACCGCCTCACGCCGCACCTCGCTGTCCATCTTCGCGTAGATGGCCGAGGTCGTTACCGACGAGTGCCCCAGCAAGTCCGCCACCACGTGCAAGTCCCGTGTGGCGCGGTACAGGTGCGTGCCTGCCGTGCGCCGCAAGGTATGAAGGCCCCACATCTCCGGCGGCAGGCCCAGCGCCTGGTAATACGTGCTGGCGATATCCCGCCCGCCCTTCGTGGTGAGTCGCCCACCGTAATTTCGGTGGGTCAGCGATACCAGCAGCGCCTCCGAACGAAGGATACCCTCGGCAGAAACGGCCTGTCTGGACGTTATCCAGGCGCGGACGAGCTTCAGGACACTGCCACTCAGTGGCACCAGACGCTGTTTGCCACCCTTGCCCCGAACGGTCAACTGCTCCAGGCTGAAATCCACGTCCTGAACATTCAGGCCGACAATTTCCGCCGCGCGCAGGCCGGCTGTGCCGCCCAGCGCCAGCAGCAGCGCGTCCCGGTTTGCGCGGATGGAGTTCTCAGCGTGGAGGCTGGTGGGCAGGGCGAGCAATTCGGCATACTTCGCCACAGGAATGGCTTTTTTCTTGGCGTGTGCCGGCGTCGCCTCGGAAGGTGGGCGAATGCCGGCGGACGGGTCGGCGTCCAGCACATTTGCCCACACCAGCGCCTTCATTAAGTTGCGCACGCCGTACAGGTGGCGCTTGATGCTGGACGCCGACAGATCCTCGGACTGCATCTGCAGCAGCCACATCTCGAAGTCCTCGGCAGACAGTTGATTCAAGGCACGGGTGGGTGACTCGGGCGGGCCGGTGAAGGTCAGGAACCGCCGAACCGATTCTGCGTAGTGCTCCAGCGTCAGCGGGCTGACCCGAGCACCCCGGCTGGACTTCAGGCGCATGAATGTGTGGAGCAGGTCAATCAGCGTGGCGGCATCCTGCACATGGGCGGCGCGCAGGCCCTCGCGCCTGCGGTTTGCGGCATTCGACCACTTGGAGGCCAGCACCATCGCCCCGGTCACTTCAGCGCTCCTGTATGTTCCATAAGTGAAATTATAGAACATATAATCACTTATGCTTGACTCTGAATTACGTTGCTGTAAGAAGTGCGGTCAAGAGCAACCGCTGTCTAGGTTTCCCAGGGCCAAAGACTGCTACGCCAGGCAAGCAAAGAAAAAGTATCAAGCCGATCCAAAGGCTCGTGCTGCTCAGGCTGCACGTTCCATAAACCTGAGCATTGAGCGGCGCTCACGTGGTCAGGCCAAAGTGGATATTACGGTTGATGAACTGACAGCGTTGATTTTGTCTGCATCAGCCGAGAATCTCGTTATGGCGTGTCAGTTGTGCAACCGCGCCAAGGGGGCTTGAGTGAATCTGAGTTCCGGGATTGGTTGGATTTCGTTCGGCAGGTATAAAACCCCTCGAAATGATTTCGAGAGGCCTTGTTGACCTTTCTATAAGCCTGTTGCCGATTGGGTCAGGTTTCCAGATCGGGCTTCTGGGCCAGCGTCAGGAAACGAATGGCACCGGGCAGGATGCGGGCGCTGAAGGGCGTGGTCTCGACGTGCAGTTCTCCGTCGTACTGAAGCGGGAAAGGTTCCACGGCGTCGACCTCGATGGTGCGGGCCTGCAGGGTGTCGAGGTTGCTGCTG from Deinococcus fonticola encodes the following:
- the lnt gene encoding apolipoprotein N-acyltransferase; this encodes MPPRTARLPDALTCLVLGAALALTLPPLQTGALSAVALAALLWHVAHGRDTRQVAGRMFWAASGLCAVHLWWLSAFLGTLFQTPVLGLLALALFALEGSFYALMALVAARLAGSSVLARVWLLAGGWVLLEALRFLGPFAFPWPTLGYSLLPTPMIQIADLGGVLLASALVTATAAALVTFWRHRAAPLWVMAVLWVAALAYGVTRTAGEGPTRQAIVERSTVDVFSKAAENRSAQDFFDVYLRPLKQVPLPEGVPVFLPETAVLDESLLPQVPGPGIYGLYTPLPKGNKAVAWDGQQITAQSDKARPVPFGEFFPLHSTLRPVWRLIENAVGFSLDSLSPAQTLNILPLSGVNYGAYICYDSVFPWVARQLTNKGANVLVNISNDGWYAGWGVQQHFMMGRVRAIENRRWVLRSVNQGIAASIDDLGRPRRTLGRGEGAMQVSFRELRGATIYNRVGDFPALLAAGLMLLLGFMYRRTA
- a CDS encoding tyrosine-type recombinase/integrase; this translates as MTGAMVLASKWSNAANRRREGLRAAHVQDAATLIDLLHTFMRLKSSRGARVSPLTLEHYAESVRRFLTFTGPPESPTRALNQLSAEDFEMWLLQMQSEDLSASSIKRHLYGVRNLMKALVWANVLDADPSAGIRPPSEATPAHAKKKAIPVAKYAELLALPTSLHAENSIRANRDALLLALGGTAGLRAAEIVGLNVQDVDFSLEQLTVRGKGGKQRLVPLSGSVLKLVRAWITSRQAVSAEGILRSEALLVSLTHRNYGGRLTTKGGRDIASTYYQALGLPPEMWGLHTLRRTAGTHLYRATRDLHVVADLLGHSSVTTSAIYAKMDSEVRREAVEAMERLRDDA